The Henckelia pumila isolate YLH828 chromosome 2, ASM3356847v2, whole genome shotgun sequence genome includes a window with the following:
- the LOC140878955 gene encoding uncharacterized protein, protein MAMLFEEINELEEVKENDHPKLELKPLPIELKYAFLGENQTYPIVISSTLLPKQEVAVDYVSKWIEAIACRTNDHKVVIKFLKENIFSRFGIPRAIISDGGSHFINKSFSSLLRKYGITHKVSTPYHPQTNGQVELANKEIKQILEKTVNPNRKDWSLRLSDALWAYRTAFKTSLGMSPYRLDIRLIIEAKVRLGGKSTYAKKRRAKRLDVCHNCARWTCNRQCRSLGYVSTNREDKIDFIKNGLSKDQVLGIIPTALAEGNITGVTVGEELKVSSMYERITKMIENSDVFIALPGLLNINKYYDGLLTFLDVAVEQNFISKNSRRMLISASNEDQLIDDLQAFVHQPDSAITKINWSQPTNNSDGDSES, encoded by the exons atggcgatg ttatttgaagaaattaatgaacttgaagaagtaaaagaaaatgatcatccaaaacttgaattaaaacccttgccaatagaactaaaatacgcttttcttggtgaaaatcaaacatatcctattgtaatatcttctaccctcttaccaaaacaaga agtagctgtcgattatgtttcaaaatggattgaagcaattgcatgtagaactaatgatcataaagttgtgataaaatttttgaaagaaaatatttttagtcgatttggaatacctagagctataataagtgatgggggaagtcattttataaataaatcattttcttcgttgttaagaaaatatggtattacacataaagtttctactccatatcaccctcaaacgaatggtcaggttgaacttgcaaataaagaaataaaacaaattttggaaaaaacagtcaatccaaatcgaaaagattggtctttaagattaagtgatgcattatgggcatatagaactgcatttaaaacatcattggggatgtcaccatatagatta gatattcgtcttataattgaagccaaggttcgattaggtg gaaaaagtacctatgcgaagaaaagaagggctaaaaggttagatgtttgtcataattgtgccagatggacttgtaatagacaatgcagatctttgggatatgtttccacaaatagagaagataaaattgatttcattaagaatgggctgagtaaaga tcaggttttgggtattattcctacagctttagctgaaggaaatattacaggtgttacggttggggaagagttgaaagtttcatcaatgtacgagagaataactaaaatgatagaaaattctgatgTTTTTATTGCCTTGcc tggcttgttgaatatcaataaatattatgatggtttgttgacttttctcgatgtagccgtggaacaaaattttatttcaaaaaattcacgaaggatgctcatctctgcttcgaatgaagaccaattaattgatgatctccaagcttttgttcatcaacctgattcagctataacaaagatcaattggtctcaaccaacca